In Candidatus Eisenbacteria bacterium, the following are encoded in one genomic region:
- a CDS encoding CPBP family intramembrane metalloprotease codes for MGLFNASPIRMITGIILAIIVFILSGSISQIIGGRIPETLSYKEWLSTSIFQLLMATVSILLMLILGRGNLRRFGFCVGMRFSIVKLLLLVLAAEIVVMIPFSFFLGDGEGHFADEFTFLQMVIGIWIIASTCEEVVMRGLIQGYLDPLKKHGIGFGRIFFSLPVITCALLFSAMHVPLLIMGIDTALGISILISTFLLGLIAGYYRENTGSLIPAIIAHSAANIFGVGLEWFIGMFLLVLCLPGLAFGGISGYSAPAGGVEEFFPQPSIVYNPEHYICYRAASPLTIDGLLDESAWAQAEWTKDFVDIEGAAKPAPRFRTRVKMLWNDEYFYVGAELEEPHIWAKLTDRDAVIFYDNDFEVFIDPDGDTHQYYELEVNALGTVWDLFLVQPYRDGGPAVNAWDIQGLLIGVHVEGTLNNPKDTDTSWSVEFAIPWNVLKESAHKEAPPHSGDQWRVNFSRVEWKTEIIDGDYIKVKDSKTGKTMPEDNWVWSPQGLINMHYPEMWGIVQFLDQTVRAPGDKICQPEAWEYIWVLRQIYYMEKNYYLRHREYSNSLDELLPYLNSTLKSLFDEKYANRKITSTGETFVVTLETGGVIYHIDQTGRTW; via the coding sequence ATGGGTTTGTTTAATGCTTCGCCGATCAGGATGATAACAGGTATCATTCTCGCCATCATTGTTTTCATCCTATCCGGTTCAATCTCACAAATAATCGGTGGTAGAATCCCAGAAACACTTAGTTATAAAGAATGGTTATCGACATCGATCTTTCAGCTCCTTATGGCCACTGTCTCTATTTTGCTCATGTTGATTCTGGGCCGCGGAAATCTCAGGCGATTCGGATTTTGCGTCGGGATGAGATTCTCTATTGTGAAACTACTCCTGCTTGTTCTTGCCGCCGAGATTGTCGTCATGATACCCTTTTCATTTTTCCTCGGCGACGGGGAGGGACATTTTGCGGATGAGTTTACTTTTTTGCAAATGGTCATTGGAATTTGGATCATAGCCAGCACCTGCGAAGAGGTGGTCATGAGAGGGCTGATCCAAGGATATCTTGATCCGCTAAAGAAACATGGTATAGGTTTTGGACGGATTTTTTTCTCTCTTCCTGTTATCACATGTGCGCTGCTTTTCTCGGCAATGCACGTTCCTTTGCTCATCATGGGTATCGATACCGCCTTGGGAATCAGTATTCTTATCTCTACGTTCTTGCTGGGCCTGATCGCAGGGTATTACCGGGAGAATACGGGTAGTCTCATTCCCGCCATCATCGCACACAGCGCGGCGAATATTTTTGGTGTCGGTTTGGAATGGTTTATTGGGATGTTCCTCTTGGTGCTTTGTCTTCCAGGCCTGGCATTCGGCGGAATCTCGGGGTATTCAGCGCCGGCAGGGGGTGTAGAAGAGTTCTTTCCACAGCCTTCGATAGTCTATAATCCTGAGCACTATATCTGTTATCGGGCGGCGTCGCCGTTGACAATCGATGGGCTTCTCGATGAATCCGCTTGGGCGCAAGCGGAATGGACAAAGGATTTTGTGGATATTGAAGGAGCGGCAAAACCGGCGCCCCGCTTTCGAACACGAGTGAAGATGTTATGGAATGATGAGTATTTCTATGTGGGCGCAGAGCTTGAGGAACCTCACATCTGGGCGAAGCTCACCGATCGCGATGCTGTGATTTTTTATGACAATGATTTTGAAGTATTTATCGACCCAGACGGCGATACCCACCAGTACTATGAATTAGAGGTCAACGCTCTTGGAACAGTGTGGGATCTTTTTCTAGTGCAACCGTATCGTGATGGAGGTCCGGCCGTGAATGCCTGGGATATTCAGGGATTGCTGATCGGCGTTCATGTTGAAGGAACACTTAACAATCCGAAGGATACCGATACGAGCTGGAGTGTTGAGTTTGCCATACCATGGAATGTGCTGAAAGAGAGCGCTCACAAAGAGGCGCCGCCGCATTCCGGGGATCAGTGGCGGGTGAATTTCTCAAGAGTGGAATGGAAAACGGAAATTATCGATGGGGATTATATAAAAGTAAAAGATTCCAAAACAGGAAAAACGATGCCGGAAGACAATTGGGTCTGGTCTCCACAGGGTTTGATCAATATGCATTATCCGGAGATGTGGGGAATTGTTCAATTTTTGGATCAGACCGTAAGAGCACCAGGGGACAAGATCTGCCAACCAGAGGCGTGGGAATACATCTGGGTCCTCCGACAAATCTACTATATGGAGAAGAATTACTATTTGCGCCATCGGGAATATTCAAACTCCCTTGACGAGCTCCTTCCTTACCTAAATTCGACGTTGAAGAGCCTTTTTGACGAGAAGTACGCCAACAGGAAAATCACGTCCACCGGAGAGACTTTTGTTGTAACGCTTGAAACCGGCGGCGTTATCTATCATATCGATCAGACAGGACGGACTTGGTGA